From Apium graveolens cultivar Ventura chromosome 9, ASM990537v1, whole genome shotgun sequence, the proteins below share one genomic window:
- the LOC141685359 gene encoding uncharacterized protein LOC141685359 — protein MVKDEPHSKSAWTFYLDGSETTERFGAGLILTSPNGFTIQQAITFAFKAINNQADYEALLTGLRLEKSLRVKILVIHSDSQIIVKQINREYIAKNQKLAQYQVMVRNILETILDTTILQINRVEKAKANEFSKLVQNSLDLSPSVYFEKLRAPSTGEVEILCITSPEN, from the coding sequence ATGGTCAAAGATGAGCCTCACAGCAAAAGTGCATGGACATTCTACCTAGATGGTTCGGAAACAACCGAAAGATTCGGAGCCGGTCTAATCCTTACTAGTCCCAACGGGTTCACAATTCAGCAAGCAATCACTTTCGCCTTCAAAGCAATAAATAACCAAGCCGATTATGAAGCCCTACTCACCGGACTAAGACTAGAAAAATCCCTCAGGGTAAAAATTCTAGTCATCCATAGTGATTCCCAGATTATAGTCAAACAGATAAACAGAGAGTACATTGCCAAAAACCAGAAACTAGCACAGTACCAAGTCATGGTAAGGAATATCCTGGAAACCATCCTGGATACAACCATCCTACAGATTAATAGAGTGGAAAAAGCTAAGGCAAATGAGTTCTCCAAACTAGTTCAAAATTCTTTAGATCTAAGCCCCTCAGTTTATTTCGAAAAACTCCGAGCCCCGAGCACTGGAGAAGTTGAAATCTTATGCATCACAAGCCCGGAGAACTAG